In Scatophagus argus isolate fScaArg1 chromosome 14, fScaArg1.pri, whole genome shotgun sequence, the following proteins share a genomic window:
- the LOC124070737 gene encoding trafficking regulator of GLUT4 1-like isoform X2, translating into MAINTDAAYGKSGLGNREVSNPTDFQDTEKLLSTANTEKTGQSNIKPSDSFSLTIRGSVRSLDADQNGHRSPLKSGSTGQLATPPKSSSRLSLGPLPSPVPPGSAPPSYLWLAVLSCFCPAPPFNICALWYAHVSKSVLLTGDIEAARKYGRLSMLLSCLAMVLGVAVIIFIVLTIDPAVN; encoded by the exons ATGGCCATCAACACTGACGCTGCCTATGGAAAAAGCGGTCTCGGCAACAGGGAAGTTTCCAATCCCACAGACTTCCAGGACACAGAGAAGCTCCTGAGCACCGCCAACACCGAGAAAACCGGGCAGAGTAACATCAAACCGTCCGACTCCTTCTCCCTCACGATCAGAGGGAGCGTCCGCTCCCTGGACGCGGACCAGAACGGACACAGATCACCGCTAAAGTCTGGCTCCACCGGGCAGTTGGCGACCCCACCCAAGTCCTCGTCCAGGCTCAGCCTGGGCCCGCTGCCCTCCCCGGTGCCGCCCGGGTCCGCACCCCCGAGTTACCTCTGGCTCGCTGTGCTGTCCTGTTTCTGCCCCGCCCCACCGTTCAACATCTGCGCCTTGTGGTATGCACATGTG TCCAAGAGTGTTCTCCTTACAGGAGATATTGAAGCAGCAAGGAAGTACGGGCGTCTGTCTATGCTGCTCAGCTGCCTGGCAATGGTGCTGGGTGTGGCTGTCATCATCTTCATAGTGTTAACAATAG ATCCAGCAGTGAACTGA
- the LOC124070737 gene encoding trafficking regulator of GLUT4 1-like isoform X1, translated as MAINTDAAYGKSGLGNREVSNPTDFQDTEKLLSTANTEKTGQSNIKPSDSFSLTIRGSVRSLDADQNGHRSPLKSGSTGQLATPPKSSSRLSLGPLPSPVPPGSAPPSYLWLAVLSCFCPAPPFNICALWYAHVSKSVLLTGDIEAARKYGRLSMLLSCLAMVLGVAVIIFIVLTIGMEKRHKTNALTGLTAKLYILISLFSVSQRSSSELRDGRSLL; from the exons ATGGCCATCAACACTGACGCTGCCTATGGAAAAAGCGGTCTCGGCAACAGGGAAGTTTCCAATCCCACAGACTTCCAGGACACAGAGAAGCTCCTGAGCACCGCCAACACCGAGAAAACCGGGCAGAGTAACATCAAACCGTCCGACTCCTTCTCCCTCACGATCAGAGGGAGCGTCCGCTCCCTGGACGCGGACCAGAACGGACACAGATCACCGCTAAAGTCTGGCTCCACCGGGCAGTTGGCGACCCCACCCAAGTCCTCGTCCAGGCTCAGCCTGGGCCCGCTGCCCTCCCCGGTGCCGCCCGGGTCCGCACCCCCGAGTTACCTCTGGCTCGCTGTGCTGTCCTGTTTCTGCCCCGCCCCACCGTTCAACATCTGCGCCTTGTGGTATGCACATGTG TCCAAGAGTGTTCTCCTTACAGGAGATATTGAAGCAGCAAGGAAGTACGGGCGTCTGTCTATGCTGCTCAGCTGCCTGGCAATGGTGCTGGGTGTGGCTGTCATCATCTTCATAGTGTTAACAATAGGTATggaaaaaagacataaaacaaacgCACTCACAGGGCTAACTGCAAAGCTGTACATCttaatttctcttttctctgtctctcaaagATCCAGCAGTGAACTGAGGGATGGAAGGAGTCTCCTTTAA
- the LOC124070736 gene encoding Golgi SNAP receptor complex member 1-like isoform X2 — MSTTNMATSSNYWEDLRKQARQLENELDLKLVSFSKLCTSYSSSSSSSRDQRTRESRSDSVGSSQDNMLVAMTAELEQLLANLSTVNDKMAEYTNTPGASSYNAALMHTLQRHRDILQDYTHEFHKTKSNFLSLREREDLLGSVHRDIESYKSSSGVNNRRTELFLKEHEHLRNSDSLIDNAISIAMATKENITFQRGMLKSIQTRVTTLANRFPAINSLIQKINLRKRRDSLILGGVIGICTILLLLYTFH; from the exons ATTTGCGTAAACAGGCCAGACAGTTGGAGAATGAGCTGGACCTGAAGCTGGTCTCCTTCAGTAAGCTGTGCaccagctacagcagcagcagcagcagcagcagggaccAGCGGACACGAGAAAGCAG GTCGGATTCTGTTGGCTCGTCTCAAGACAATATGCTCGTGGCTATGACTGCTGAGCTGGAGCAGTTATTGGCCAAT CTTTCCACAGTCAATGACAAAATGGCAGAATACACAAACACGCCTGGAGCTTCATCATATAACGCAGCTTTGATGCACACCTTACAGAGACACAGGGACATTTTACAG GACTATACCCATGAATTccacaaaaccaaaagcaaCTTCTTGAGCCTGCGTGAGAGAGAGGACCTGCTAGGCTCTGTTCACAGAGACATTGA GTCCTACAAGAGCAGCTCAGGAGTGAATAACAGACGAACTGAGCTCTTCCTGAAGGAACACGAACATCTCAGAAA CTCAGATAGTCTTATTGACAATGCAATAAG TATTGCCATGGCTACCAAAGAGAACATCACATTTCAACGTGGGATGTTGAAGTCCATTCAAACCAGGGTCACAACTTTGGCCA ATCGTTTCCCTGCCATCAACAGCCTCATCCAAAAAATCAATTTGCGGAAGAGGCGGGACTCTTTAATTCTAGGCGGAGTGATTGGCATCTGCACCATACTCCTGTTGCTCTACACTTTCCACTGA
- the LOC124070736 gene encoding Golgi SNAP receptor complex member 1-like isoform X1, with the protein MSTTNMATSSNYWEAPNGKSASLKPHLGQFNQLYLRKQARQLENELDLKLVSFSKLCTSYSSSSSSSRDQRTRESRSDSVGSSQDNMLVAMTAELEQLLANLSTVNDKMAEYTNTPGASSYNAALMHTLQRHRDILQDYTHEFHKTKSNFLSLREREDLLGSVHRDIESYKSSSGVNNRRTELFLKEHEHLRNSDSLIDNAISIAMATKENITFQRGMLKSIQTRVTTLANRFPAINSLIQKINLRKRRDSLILGGVIGICTILLLLYTFH; encoded by the exons CGCCAAATGGCAAAAGTGCAAGCTTGAAGCCACATCTCGGCCAGTTCAACCAGCTGT ATTTGCGTAAACAGGCCAGACAGTTGGAGAATGAGCTGGACCTGAAGCTGGTCTCCTTCAGTAAGCTGTGCaccagctacagcagcagcagcagcagcagcagggaccAGCGGACACGAGAAAGCAG GTCGGATTCTGTTGGCTCGTCTCAAGACAATATGCTCGTGGCTATGACTGCTGAGCTGGAGCAGTTATTGGCCAAT CTTTCCACAGTCAATGACAAAATGGCAGAATACACAAACACGCCTGGAGCTTCATCATATAACGCAGCTTTGATGCACACCTTACAGAGACACAGGGACATTTTACAG GACTATACCCATGAATTccacaaaaccaaaagcaaCTTCTTGAGCCTGCGTGAGAGAGAGGACCTGCTAGGCTCTGTTCACAGAGACATTGA GTCCTACAAGAGCAGCTCAGGAGTGAATAACAGACGAACTGAGCTCTTCCTGAAGGAACACGAACATCTCAGAAA CTCAGATAGTCTTATTGACAATGCAATAAG TATTGCCATGGCTACCAAAGAGAACATCACATTTCAACGTGGGATGTTGAAGTCCATTCAAACCAGGGTCACAACTTTGGCCA ATCGTTTCCCTGCCATCAACAGCCTCATCCAAAAAATCAATTTGCGGAAGAGGCGGGACTCTTTAATTCTAGGCGGAGTGATTGGCATCTGCACCATACTCCTGTTGCTCTACACTTTCCACTGA